The following coding sequences are from one Streptomyces venezuelae window:
- a CDS encoding acyltransferase family protein: MTNSVHPHGRHRAPLPPAQVPAAGVPTPRAPHPPPQAAPTTPPTPAGRSTAHGGPKPAKQRDAFFDNAKYLAIVLVAMAHAWEPLTDHSRTAEALYMTVYTFHMPAFIVISGYFSRSFDMRADRLKRLVTGVAVPYVIFEIAYTLFKRWADDDPGQPISLLDPWYLTWFLVALFVWRLTVPLWKIVRWPVPLALAIAMLAVISPDIGDDLDLQRVLQFLPFFVLGLFMKPEYFQLVRRREVRLLSIPVFASALLLAYWAAPRMTSAWFYRRDSAQELGAPWWAGVVMTLALFGCSVVLTACFFAWVPRRKMWFTVLGAGTLYGYLLHGFLAKGSRFWGWFEDYEWLHKPLGEIFVSVIAATVVTALCTPPVQRMFRFAMEPRMEWAFKRDAAELARERARSA; encoded by the coding sequence GTGACCAACTCGGTGCACCCGCACGGACGCCACCGGGCGCCCCTCCCACCGGCCCAGGTGCCGGCGGCCGGAGTCCCCACTCCCCGCGCCCCCCACCCGCCCCCGCAGGCCGCCCCCACCACTCCCCCCACTCCGGCAGGCCGCAGCACCGCCCACGGCGGGCCGAAGCCCGCCAAACAGCGCGACGCGTTCTTCGACAACGCCAAGTACCTGGCGATCGTCCTCGTGGCGATGGCCCACGCATGGGAACCGCTGACCGATCACAGCCGTACGGCCGAAGCGCTGTACATGACCGTCTACACCTTCCACATGCCGGCGTTCATCGTCATCTCCGGCTACTTCTCGCGCAGTTTCGACATGCGGGCCGACCGCCTCAAGCGCCTCGTGACCGGTGTCGCCGTGCCGTACGTCATCTTCGAGATCGCGTACACCCTCTTCAAGCGCTGGGCGGACGACGACCCCGGCCAGCCCATCAGCCTGCTCGACCCCTGGTACCTCACCTGGTTCCTGGTTGCGCTCTTCGTGTGGCGGCTCACCGTGCCGCTGTGGAAGATCGTCCGCTGGCCGGTGCCGCTCGCCCTGGCCATCGCCATGCTCGCCGTGATCTCACCCGACATCGGTGACGACCTCGACCTGCAGCGCGTCCTGCAGTTCCTGCCGTTCTTCGTACTCGGCCTCTTCATGAAGCCCGAGTACTTCCAGCTGGTGCGCCGCCGCGAGGTGCGTCTCCTGTCCATCCCGGTCTTCGCGAGCGCGCTGCTCCTGGCGTACTGGGCGGCTCCCCGGATGACCTCGGCCTGGTTCTACCGCCGGGACAGCGCCCAGGAACTGGGGGCGCCGTGGTGGGCCGGTGTCGTGATGACCCTGGCGCTCTTCGGCTGCTCCGTCGTCCTCACCGCGTGCTTCTTCGCGTGGGTGCCGCGCCGCAAGATGTGGTTCACGGTCCTCGGCGCCGGCACGCTGTACGGCTACCTGCTGCACGGCTTCCTCGCCAAGGGCTCCCGTTTCTGGGGCTGGTTCGAGGATTACGAGTGGCTGCACAAGCCGCTCGGCGAGATCTTCGTGTCGGTGATCGCCGCGACCGTGGTCACCGCGCTGTGCACGCCGCCGGTGCAGCGGATGTTCCGGTTCGCGATGGAGCCCAGGATGGAGTGGGCGTTCAAGCGGGATGCGGCAGAACTCGCCCGCGAACGGGCCAGGTCGGCATAG
- a CDS encoding HD domain-containing protein, translated as MTPAGRSPESLSLPEVEALAREAHAAQRDKAGRPYAEHLRAVAEGVRRRGGDADQIAAAWLHDSVEDDVLSERWLADAPLSRRTKDIVLALTKRAGEPPEAYAERILATPGARLVKEADLAHNADPARLAVLDATTRARLTAKYATMRALLGLGETPVP; from the coding sequence ATGACGCCCGCAGGCCGGAGCCCCGAGTCGCTGTCCCTGCCCGAGGTGGAGGCCCTCGCCCGCGAGGCCCACGCCGCACAGAGGGACAAGGCGGGCCGCCCCTACGCCGAACACCTCCGGGCCGTGGCCGAGGGGGTGCGGCGGCGGGGCGGCGACGCCGACCAGATCGCCGCCGCCTGGCTGCACGACTCCGTCGAGGACGACGTCCTGTCGGAGCGGTGGCTCGCGGACGCCCCGCTGTCCCGGCGTACGAAGGACATCGTGCTGGCTCTCACCAAGCGCGCGGGCGAGCCTCCGGAGGCGTACGCCGAGCGCATCCTCGCCACCCCGGGCGCCCGCCTCGTGAAGGAGGCGGACCTGGCGCACAACGCGGACCCGGCCCGCCTCGCGGTCCTCGACGCGACGACAAGGGCGCGCCTGACGGCGAAGTACGCCACCATGCGCGCCCTGTTGGGACTCGGGGAGACCCCGGTTCCGTAG
- a CDS encoding FtsX-like permease family protein, with product MAYVPNGLARAAVRFKPAAFAGTFVALMMASLIVAACGILLETGLRASVPSERYAGAPVVAASKQSVHFVAGSGDSKSESDVPLPDQARVDNSLVAKAGSVPGARTAVPDVTFPVKSGDKDVTAHGWGSTSFTGEKLTAGRAPHPGEVVLAAPGASVGDRTTLTTADGPRTFRVSGTVRAGETAPTAWFADSEAVRVSGHPGRVDAIAVLPEKGVTADTLKSRVAHALGDKAEVHTGDDRSEAEGSSLAYAKEMLTGLGGSFGGIAALTAVFTAAGTVALSVGQRAREYALLRAIGTTPRQIRRTIATETLLVAPAAGLVGLLPGLALAHWWFGQLKEKGAIPEAVDLSVSFIPLVAAVGVAVLTALGAGYMAARRPSRIKPGQALSEANVERVPFGWIRTPLGIAAAIGGVIFAGFAANNTGDDAANAALGIVMLFMLAVALLGPLVARGCAALFGLPLRGAGASASLAAANSRTNARRLASAITPIVLAMAFSSVLVFVHTSEERVAADQQRAGITADHIITSDGGLAPGTLAKAADAKGVTSAVGLLKSSVLVPVGSGADRYLATASTQGVDGTAAGLAKVQDLKVETGTLKLGKGQIAVDATLADSAHVKTGDRLGIRLPDGTKASPTVVATYGRGLGLSQVTMPAADLKQHVTSAFTTEIWTTGGSAQALSGLGALKDRDGYATARSMDNELNAWANTTMAAVLGGFAAIAAINTLVMTVLDRRRELGTLRLIGSTRRQVLRMIRWEALLVACAGIVIGSAIAFATLVPMMKGLTGESPYVPPLVYGSFVGAVLVLGLASATIPARAALRSAA from the coding sequence ATGGCGTACGTCCCCAACGGCCTCGCCCGCGCGGCGGTCCGCTTCAAGCCCGCCGCCTTCGCCGGCACGTTCGTCGCCCTCATGATGGCTTCGCTGATCGTGGCCGCCTGCGGCATCCTCCTGGAGACGGGGCTGCGCGCCTCCGTCCCGTCCGAGCGGTACGCGGGCGCCCCCGTCGTCGCCGCCTCGAAGCAGTCCGTCCATTTCGTCGCCGGCAGCGGCGACAGCAAGTCCGAGTCCGACGTACCCCTGCCCGACCAGGCCCGCGTCGACAACTCCCTCGTCGCCAAGGCCGGTTCCGTGCCCGGCGCCCGCACCGCCGTCCCCGACGTCACCTTCCCCGTCAAGTCCGGCGACAAGGACGTCACCGCCCACGGCTGGGGCTCCACCTCCTTCACCGGCGAGAAGCTGACCGCGGGCCGCGCCCCCCACCCCGGCGAAGTCGTCCTCGCCGCGCCCGGCGCCTCCGTCGGCGACCGCACCACCCTCACCACCGCCGACGGACCGCGCACCTTCCGCGTGTCCGGCACCGTACGCGCCGGAGAGACCGCCCCCACCGCCTGGTTCGCCGACTCCGAGGCCGTCCGCGTCTCCGGCCACCCCGGACGCGTCGACGCCATCGCCGTCCTGCCCGAGAAGGGCGTTACGGCCGACACCCTCAAGTCCCGCGTCGCGCACGCCCTCGGCGACAAGGCCGAGGTCCACACCGGCGACGACCGCAGCGAGGCCGAGGGCTCCTCCCTCGCCTACGCCAAGGAGATGCTCACCGGCCTCGGCGGCTCCTTCGGCGGCATCGCCGCCCTCACGGCCGTCTTCACCGCCGCGGGCACCGTCGCCCTCTCCGTCGGCCAGCGCGCCCGCGAGTACGCCCTGCTGCGCGCCATCGGCACCACACCCCGCCAGATCCGCCGCACCATCGCCACCGAGACCCTGCTCGTCGCCCCCGCCGCCGGGCTCGTCGGCCTGCTGCCCGGCCTCGCCCTGGCCCACTGGTGGTTCGGGCAGCTGAAGGAGAAGGGCGCGATCCCCGAGGCCGTCGACCTGTCCGTCTCCTTCATCCCGCTCGTCGCCGCCGTCGGCGTCGCCGTCCTCACCGCGCTCGGCGCCGGATACATGGCCGCCCGCCGCCCCTCCCGCATCAAGCCGGGCCAGGCGCTCAGCGAGGCCAACGTGGAGCGCGTGCCGTTCGGCTGGATCCGTACGCCCCTGGGCATCGCCGCAGCCATCGGCGGCGTGATCTTCGCCGGGTTCGCCGCCAACAACACCGGCGACGACGCGGCGAACGCGGCCCTCGGCATCGTCATGCTCTTCATGCTCGCCGTCGCCCTGCTCGGCCCGCTGGTGGCCCGCGGCTGCGCCGCCCTGTTCGGCCTCCCGCTGCGCGGCGCAGGCGCGTCCGCCTCGCTCGCCGCCGCCAACTCCCGTACCAACGCCCGACGTCTGGCCTCCGCGATCACCCCGATCGTGCTCGCCATGGCCTTCTCGTCCGTCCTCGTCTTCGTGCACACCAGCGAGGAACGGGTCGCCGCCGACCAGCAGCGCGCGGGCATCACCGCCGACCACATCATCACCTCCGACGGCGGCCTCGCCCCGGGCACGCTGGCGAAGGCCGCCGACGCCAAGGGCGTCACCTCGGCCGTCGGCCTGCTCAAGTCCTCCGTGCTCGTGCCGGTCGGCTCGGGCGCCGACCGCTATCTCGCGACCGCGTCGACGCAGGGCGTCGACGGCACGGCCGCCGGGCTCGCCAAGGTCCAGGACCTGAAGGTCGAGACGGGCACCCTGAAGCTCGGCAAGGGCCAGATCGCCGTCGACGCCACTCTCGCCGACTCCGCCCACGTGAAGACCGGCGACCGCCTCGGCATCCGCCTGCCCGACGGCACCAAGGCCTCGCCGACCGTCGTCGCCACGTACGGCAGGGGCCTCGGCCTCTCCCAGGTGACGATGCCCGCCGCCGACCTGAAGCAGCACGTCACCTCGGCCTTCACCACCGAGATCTGGACCACCGGCGGCTCCGCGCAGGCGCTCTCCGGACTCGGCGCCCTCAAGGACCGCGACGGCTACGCCACCGCACGCTCCATGGACAACGAGCTCAACGCCTGGGCGAACACCACCATGGCGGCCGTACTGGGCGGCTTCGCGGCCATCGCCGCGATCAACACCCTGGTCATGACGGTCCTGGACCGCCGCCGCGAACTCGGCACGCTGCGCCTGATCGGCTCCACACGCCGCCAGGTGCTCCGGATGATCCGCTGGGAGGCGCTGCTCGTCGCCTGCGCGGGCATCGTCATCGGCTCGGCCATCGCGTTCGCCACGCTCGTCCCGATGATGAAGGGGCTGACCGGCGAGTCCCCGTACGTCCCGCCGCTCGTGTACGGCTCCTTCGTGGGCGCGGTCCTGGTCCTGGGCCTCGCCTCGGCGACGATCCCGGCGAGGGCCGCGCTAAGGTCGGCCGCATGA
- a CDS encoding ABC transporter ATP-binding protein, protein MGLRRKKNRVVEEDVRVLGGTPGDRTVGGGTPGDWAVELRGVRRQYGRGSGAVHALAGIDLALPRGSFTAVMGPSGSGKSTFLQCAAGLDRPSGGTVHLGGTEITGMSENKLTALRRTRLGFVFQAFNLLPSLTVEQNVVLPMRLAGHRPDRRKAAQMLTRVGLGDKGGRRPGQLSGGQQQRVAIARALVTEPDVIFADEPTGALDTTTAVEILGLLRSAVDGMGATVVMVTHDPAAAAYADRVLFLADGSIVDRLERASAQQIAARMTTLTAPAYAGVAA, encoded by the coding sequence ATGGGGCTGCGGCGGAAGAAGAACCGAGTCGTCGAGGAGGACGTCCGCGTCCTCGGCGGGACACCCGGCGACCGGACCGTCGGCGGCGGGACGCCCGGCGACTGGGCCGTCGAACTGCGCGGCGTCCGCCGACAGTACGGCCGCGGCTCCGGCGCCGTGCACGCCCTCGCCGGCATCGACCTGGCGCTGCCCCGCGGCAGCTTCACCGCCGTCATGGGCCCCTCAGGATCCGGCAAGTCGACGTTCCTGCAGTGCGCCGCGGGCCTCGACCGCCCCAGCGGCGGCACCGTCCACCTCGGCGGCACCGAGATCACCGGCATGAGCGAGAACAAGCTCACCGCCCTGCGCCGCACCCGCCTCGGCTTCGTCTTCCAGGCCTTCAACCTGCTGCCGTCGCTGACCGTCGAGCAGAACGTCGTCCTGCCGATGCGCCTCGCCGGCCACCGCCCCGACCGGCGCAAGGCCGCCCAGATGCTCACCCGCGTCGGCCTCGGCGACAAGGGTGGCCGCCGCCCCGGCCAGCTCTCCGGCGGCCAGCAGCAGCGCGTCGCCATCGCCCGCGCCCTGGTCACCGAGCCCGACGTGATCTTCGCCGACGAGCCGACCGGCGCCCTCGACACCACGACCGCCGTCGAGATCCTCGGCCTCCTGCGCTCCGCCGTCGACGGCATGGGCGCCACCGTCGTCATGGTCACCCACGACCCGGCCGCAGCGGCCTACGCCGACCGCGTCCTCTTCCTCGCCGACGGCTCCATCGTCGACCGCCTGGAGCGCGCCTCCGCACAGCAGATCGCCGCCCGCATGACCACCCTGACCGCGCCCGCCTACGCGGGGGTGGCAGCGTAA
- a CDS encoding cation:proton antiporter codes for MGGAFLAAAVLARLGGRIGLPTIPLFILAGILLGPHTPGVVLVSDPHDLEMLSALGLVLLLFYLGLEFHMDDLKTGGRKMAVAGGTYLALNVGAGLGFGFALGWGTSEALVLAGVLGISSSAIVTKVLVDTGRLGNPETKPILGIIVVEDIFLALYLAALQPILSGADSLAAAVMDGGKAFGFLLLLALAARFGTRLVGRLMDTRDDELLVISFLGVAVFVAGVSEWFGVADAIGAFMVGLMLGSTASGDRIRTLVHPLRDAFGAIFFFAFGLSIDPGDLPVVLWPVLAAVALTLLMNILAGLGAARVYGFGPAPAANISTTLLARGEFALILATMAAGAGLDERLSPFIAGYVLLLAVLGPLAAGRSEWLARILPGGGDGDGDFTPPGRSAAVPCRR; via the coding sequence ATGGGCGGCGCCTTTCTCGCCGCCGCCGTCCTCGCCCGCCTCGGCGGCCGCATCGGACTCCCCACCATCCCGCTCTTCATCCTCGCCGGGATCCTCCTCGGCCCCCACACCCCCGGCGTGGTCCTGGTCTCCGACCCCCACGACCTGGAAATGCTCTCGGCGCTCGGCCTGGTCCTGCTGCTCTTCTACCTCGGCCTCGAGTTCCACATGGACGACCTCAAGACCGGCGGCCGCAAGATGGCCGTCGCCGGAGGCACCTACCTCGCCCTGAACGTCGGCGCCGGCCTGGGCTTCGGATTCGCGCTCGGCTGGGGCACCTCCGAAGCGCTGGTCCTCGCCGGGGTCCTCGGCATCTCCTCGTCGGCGATCGTCACCAAAGTCCTCGTCGACACGGGCAGGCTCGGCAACCCCGAGACGAAGCCGATCCTCGGCATCATCGTGGTCGAGGACATCTTCCTGGCCCTCTACCTCGCGGCGCTGCAGCCCATCCTCTCCGGCGCGGACAGCCTCGCCGCCGCGGTGATGGACGGCGGCAAGGCCTTCGGCTTTCTGCTCCTGCTCGCCCTGGCGGCCCGCTTCGGCACGAGGCTCGTCGGCCGCCTCATGGACACCCGCGACGACGAACTCCTCGTCATCTCGTTCCTCGGCGTCGCCGTCTTCGTCGCCGGAGTCTCCGAATGGTTCGGCGTCGCCGACGCGATCGGCGCGTTCATGGTCGGTCTGATGCTCGGCAGCACGGCATCCGGCGACCGCATCCGCACCCTGGTCCACCCCCTGCGGGACGCCTTCGGCGCGATCTTCTTCTTCGCCTTCGGCCTCTCCATCGACCCGGGCGACCTCCCGGTCGTGCTCTGGCCGGTCCTGGCGGCGGTGGCGCTCACCCTCCTGATGAACATCCTCGCGGGCCTCGGCGCGGCACGCGTCTACGGCTTCGGCCCGGCCCCCGCGGCGAACATCTCCACGACGCTCCTCGCACGCGGCGAGTTCGCCCTCATCCTCGCCACGATGGCAGCGGGCGCGGGCCTCGACGAACGCCTGTCCCCCTTCATCGCCGGGTACGTCCTGCTCCTCGCGGTCCTCGGGCCCCTGGCCGCGGGGCGGTCGGAGTGGCTGGCACGGATCCTGCCGGGGGGCGGGGACGGCGACGGGGACTTCACGCCTCCCGGCAGATCAGCAGCAGTGCCCTGTCGTCGTTGA
- a CDS encoding PP2C family protein-serine/threonine phosphatase — MEVRAEADTFTARMKKRLHRARITLRKSGVDYFRGDGSDWVALAGLLLTVPVITTCTIINNEWFSPSALVLPIVAGGLLLRPASLLGLYAASAVALIVESVRLGPYTEGAARVTPGTVLVVAACGFFGLLIAQFRSRVGVPWRGGGTMLFDLRERIRVQSKLPKLPRGWHREMALRPAGGQSFSGDFVVAARTNGGRTLEAVLTDVSGKGMDAGSRALLLSGAFGGLLGSLPPHAFLPAANGYLLRQDWDEGFATSIHLVLDLETGDYELFSAGHPPGLQLSAGSGRWEEKTGQGPLLGVYDGAQFDPVKGVLRPGDVLMLFTDGLVETSDRDIAEGMDRLTGEADRYVAGGFHGAAWHLIEAVAKDVNDDRALLLICREA; from the coding sequence ATGGAGGTACGCGCGGAAGCCGACACGTTCACGGCCCGGATGAAGAAGCGGTTGCACCGGGCCCGCATCACGCTGCGCAAATCCGGGGTCGACTACTTCCGCGGCGACGGCTCCGACTGGGTCGCCCTCGCGGGCCTGCTCCTCACCGTCCCGGTCATCACCACCTGCACGATCATCAACAACGAGTGGTTCTCACCGTCCGCGCTCGTCCTGCCGATCGTCGCGGGCGGCCTGCTGCTGCGCCCCGCCAGCCTCCTCGGGCTCTACGCCGCCTCGGCGGTGGCCCTCATCGTGGAGTCCGTCCGGCTCGGCCCGTACACGGAAGGCGCCGCCCGCGTCACGCCGGGCACGGTCCTCGTGGTCGCCGCCTGCGGCTTCTTCGGACTTCTCATCGCCCAGTTCCGCAGCCGGGTCGGCGTGCCCTGGCGCGGCGGCGGCACCATGCTCTTCGACCTGCGCGAACGCATCCGCGTCCAGAGCAAGCTGCCGAAGCTGCCACGCGGCTGGCACCGTGAGATGGCACTGCGCCCGGCCGGCGGGCAGTCCTTCTCCGGCGACTTCGTGGTCGCGGCCCGTACGAACGGCGGCCGGACCCTGGAGGCGGTCCTCACCGACGTCTCCGGCAAGGGCATGGACGCGGGTTCGCGCGCGCTGCTCCTGTCCGGCGCGTTCGGCGGCCTGCTCGGCTCCCTGCCCCCGCACGCCTTCCTGCCCGCCGCCAACGGGTACCTGCTCCGCCAGGACTGGGACGAGGGCTTCGCGACCTCCATCCACCTGGTCCTCGACCTGGAGACCGGCGACTACGAACTCTTCTCCGCGGGCCACCCGCCGGGCCTCCAGCTCAGCGCGGGCAGCGGCCGCTGGGAGGAGAAGACCGGCCAGGGCCCGCTCCTCGGCGTCTACGACGGCGCCCAGTTCGACCCCGTCAAGGGCGTCCTGCGCCCCGGCGACGTCCTGATGCTCTTCACCGACGGCCTGGTCGAGACCTCCGACCGCGACATCGCCGAGGGCATGGACCGCCTGACCGGCGAGGCCGACCGCTACGTGGCAGGAGGCTTCCACGGAGCGGCCTGGCACCTCATCGAGGCCGTGGCGAAGGACGTCAACGACGACAGGGCACTGCTGCTGATCTGCCGGGAGGCGTGA
- a CDS encoding GNAT family N-acetyltransferase has product MTTDVRVLGKADWDAWYGTLELAFGGVAESDEERELWRALTEYDRSIGVWDGDACVGTAGAFSFRMAVPGGALVETAGVTMVGVAATHRRRGLLTSMMRRQLDDVRAWGEPLAVLTASEPVIYGRFGYGAATRQMKADIDTTRVSLSVPAGTDDVHLRYVRPADVHEACEALYARRVTERPGMTARQPGWERLGLLDPQSERNGASPLQCVVAERAGELVGYVRFAVKPDWEWRGAKGSVQVRDIEGADPAAYAALWRFLFDIDLTSSVVTRNRPVDDALLQMVSDIRRCDVAVRDSLYVRLVEVGAALEARTYQTPLDVVFEVEDAFCPWNEGRWRLTGDTKGASCERTADAADLSLSVRELGAAYLGGTSLTSLAAAGRVRELRRGALAEASVAFGSDVAPWLSHGF; this is encoded by the coding sequence ATGACGACAGACGTGCGGGTGCTCGGGAAAGCCGACTGGGACGCGTGGTACGGAACGTTGGAGCTCGCGTTCGGCGGGGTCGCCGAGTCGGACGAGGAGCGTGAGCTGTGGCGCGCGCTCACCGAGTACGACCGGTCGATCGGCGTGTGGGACGGGGACGCGTGCGTAGGGACGGCGGGGGCGTTCTCCTTCCGCATGGCCGTGCCGGGTGGTGCGCTGGTGGAGACGGCGGGCGTCACGATGGTCGGTGTCGCGGCCACGCACCGGCGGCGCGGGCTCCTGACCTCGATGATGCGGCGGCAGCTGGACGACGTCCGCGCCTGGGGCGAGCCGCTGGCCGTGCTCACCGCGTCCGAGCCGGTCATCTACGGCCGGTTCGGGTACGGCGCGGCGACCCGGCAGATGAAGGCCGACATCGACACCACGCGGGTGTCGCTGTCCGTGCCCGCCGGGACGGACGACGTACATCTTCGGTACGTTCGGCCCGCCGACGTCCACGAGGCCTGCGAGGCGCTGTACGCACGGCGCGTGACGGAGCGTCCGGGCATGACGGCCCGGCAGCCGGGCTGGGAGCGCCTCGGGCTGCTCGACCCGCAGAGCGAGCGGAACGGTGCGTCGCCCTTGCAGTGCGTGGTCGCCGAGCGGGCGGGCGAGCTCGTCGGGTACGTGCGGTTCGCGGTGAAGCCCGACTGGGAGTGGCGGGGCGCGAAGGGTTCGGTGCAGGTGCGCGACATCGAGGGCGCGGACCCGGCGGCGTACGCGGCGCTGTGGCGATTCCTGTTCGACATCGACCTGACGTCGTCGGTCGTCACCCGCAACCGCCCTGTCGACGACGCACTTCTCCAGATGGTCTCCGACATCCGCCGCTGCGACGTCGCCGTGCGGGATTCGTTGTACGTGCGGCTCGTCGAGGTGGGCGCGGCCCTGGAGGCGCGGACGTACCAGACGCCGCTGGACGTGGTCTTCGAGGTCGAGGACGCGTTCTGCCCCTGGAACGAGGGCCGTTGGCGCCTCACCGGCGACACGAAGGGCGCGTCGTGCGAACGCACGGCCGACGCGGCCGACCTGTCGTTGTCGGTACGCGAACTGGGCGCCGCCTACCTCGGTGGTACGTCCCTCACGTCACTGGCGGCGGCGGGCCGGGTCCGGGAGCTGCGCCGGGGCGCGCTGGCCGAGGCGTCGGTGGCCTTCGGGTCCGATGTGGCGCCGTGGCTGTCCCACGGGTTCTAG
- a CDS encoding Fpg/Nei family DNA glycosylase, whose translation MPEGHTIHRLAADHRDRFQGRVVRATSPQGKFSDSAALVTGQVMETAEAHGKHLFLGFADTGWIHVHLGLFGKYTLGETPAPPPTDTVRLRLLNDAYHSDLRGPTTCALITDEEKRAIHDRLGPDPLRAGDDPQKAYARISRSRTTIAALLMDQKVIAGVGNVYRAEVLFRHGIDPYTAGKDITAAQWAAIWTDLVELMHEGVRLNRIDTVRPEHTPEAMGRPPRVDDHGGEVYVYRRANQPCHLCGGDIRTADLAARNLFWCPTCQRPV comes from the coding sequence GTGCCAGAAGGTCACACGATCCACCGGCTCGCGGCGGATCACCGGGACCGGTTCCAGGGCCGCGTCGTCCGGGCGACCAGCCCGCAGGGCAAGTTCTCCGACAGCGCCGCCCTCGTCACCGGTCAGGTGATGGAGACCGCAGAGGCCCACGGCAAGCACCTCTTCCTCGGCTTCGCCGACACCGGCTGGATCCACGTCCACCTCGGCCTCTTCGGCAAGTACACGCTGGGAGAGACCCCCGCCCCGCCCCCCACGGACACCGTCCGCCTCCGGCTCCTGAACGACGCGTACCACTCCGACCTCCGCGGCCCCACCACCTGCGCCCTCATCACGGACGAGGAGAAGCGGGCGATACACGACAGGCTCGGCCCGGACCCCCTGCGGGCCGGGGACGACCCGCAGAAGGCGTACGCCCGCATCTCCCGCAGCCGCACCACGATCGCCGCGCTCCTCATGGACCAGAAGGTCATCGCGGGCGTCGGCAACGTCTACCGCGCGGAGGTCCTCTTCCGGCACGGCATCGACCCGTACACGGCGGGCAAGGACATCACCGCGGCGCAGTGGGCCGCGATCTGGACCGACCTCGTCGAGCTGATGCACGAGGGCGTACGCCTCAACCGCATCGACACCGTCAGGCCCGAGCACACCCCGGAGGCGATGGGACGCCCGCCGCGCGTCGACGACCACGGCGGCGAGGTCTACGTCTACCGGAGGGCGAACCAGCCCTGTCACCTCTGCGGCGGCGACATCCGCACCGCGGACCTCGCGGCCCGCAACCTCTTCTGGTGCCCCACCTGCCAGCGCCCCGTCTGA
- a CDS encoding ribose-5-phosphate isomerase — protein MRVYLGSDHAGYELKNHLVEWLKSHGHEPVDCGPHIYDAQDDYPPFCLRAAERTAADPEALGIVIGGSGNGEQIAANKVKGVRAALAWSEQTAALGREHNDANVISIGGRMHTQEEATKFVEIFLATPYSGEERHTRRIEMLSAYERTGELPPIPAGHPQQ, from the coding sequence ATGCGCGTGTACCTCGGCTCGGATCATGCCGGCTACGAACTCAAGAACCACTTGGTCGAATGGCTCAAGAGCCACGGCCATGAGCCCGTCGACTGCGGGCCCCACATCTATGACGCCCAGGACGACTACCCGCCGTTCTGCCTGCGCGCCGCGGAGCGTACCGCCGCGGACCCGGAGGCCCTCGGCATCGTCATCGGCGGCTCCGGCAACGGCGAGCAGATCGCCGCGAACAAGGTGAAGGGCGTGCGGGCGGCCCTGGCCTGGAGCGAGCAGACGGCGGCGCTCGGCCGCGAGCACAACGACGCGAACGTCATCTCGATCGGCGGGCGCATGCACACGCAGGAGGAGGCGACGAAGTTCGTCGAGATCTTCCTGGCGACGCCGTACTCGGGTGAGGAGCGTCACACTCGCCGGATCGAGATGCTCTCGGCCTACGAGCGGACGGGTGAGCTGCCCCCCATCCCCGCCGGGCACCCCCAGCAGTAG